The following DNA comes from Terriglobia bacterium.
GAGAGGAGGAATCTCAATGTTGATCGTATTCAACCGGTAAAATAAATCTTTTCGAAATTTCCCCTCTTTGACCGCCTGTTTCAAATCCTTGTTTGTCGCGGCCAGGATGCGGACATCCACAGTGATCTGTTTTGTCCCGCCGACACGGTAGAACGACCGTGTTTCTATGACGCGAAGAAGTTTGGTTTGGAGGACTGGTCCGATCTCTCCAATCTCGTCCAAGAACAGTGTTCCTCCCGTCGCCAGTTCGAACAGACCCGGTTTCGAGCTGTCGGCTCCCGTGAAGGAGCCTTTTTCATACCCGAACATCTCACTCTCCAGCAAGGTTTCCGGGATCGCGGCGCAACTAATATCTGTAAACGGATTGTTACAGCGCAAAGATTCGGCGTGAATGGCGCGGGCAATGACTTCCTTTCCCACCCCACTGTCACCGGTGAGCAGGATCGTCGAATTACTCTTGGCCACGCGAGTCACCAGCACCGCAATCTCCTTCATTTTTGCACTTCGAGTCAACGAAGGGATGATACATTGGGGACCCCGGGGTCTCCTGATGGCGGGATTGTTTTCGATAACCAGTCGGCGCTTCTCGTAGGCTCGATTAATTGCATCCTGGAGGAGTGGGAGACGGAGAGGTTTGGTCAGGAAGTCCACCGCGCCCATCCGGATGGCTTCCACAGCAGACTCCACGGCCGGCTGGCTCGAGACCAGGATCACCTCCGGGCCATTCTCCTGCGCTTTGATCTTGGAGAGCAATTGCAGCCCGGTCATCCGTGGGAGCATCAATTCGGCGACGAGAACGTCAAACTCTTCGCTCTGGATCAATTCCATCGCGGAGAGCCCGTTGTTCGCCACAATGAAAACATAATCCTTCTGCGGATAGTGCTGCTGCAGGAGACGTATCGTCGTCAAATCGTTGTCGACTACAAGAACCCTCATCTTCTTTGGATGGGTGTCGCCGACCGCTGAATCCTTCACGGTGTCGGGGCCCCCCGCAGACATCGCATCTGTCTTATTTGACGAATCGCTCATAATGTTGTTCACTGGAGTAAAGTGTTCTAAAATGCGTTGGAGTGTGTCCCTCCTGATTGGCAGACTTTCCGAGGAGGCGACTCTAATTACCTTTTCGTCATCTTGCACCGAAATCTTTACTTAGATTCTTTACGAAATTGTCACAACCCAAGTCAAAAGTTCACAAATTGTCTCTTTTTGACCTCCCCGCGCCCCATGAGGTTGCTATTACTTCCTGTTCTCAAATCATGAGGAGTACCCATGAATTGCAGAATTACCAAGCGTTGGCTGGGCCTTGTTCTCCTGTTCCTCAGCTTATGGTGGACATTCAGCTGCTCTCGAAAGCAGCCGGTTCAGGACGTACTGGAAAACTGGGGGCCTCTCTCCAAGGATGCCCTCGTGATGGAGGGAACGGCGGGACAATACGGTGGGACATTGGTCACCGCCATCGGCCAGGAGCCTCGCTCCTTCAACCGCATTGTCTCCAGTGATACGGCCACTGCGGATATCGCTGATCGGATCTTTGCGGATTTGATCCATATTAATCGTGAAACACAACGCCCTGAGCCATCCTTGGCGAAATCCTGGGAATACTCTCCGGACAGGCGGAGCATGACCATGCACTTGAGGGAGGGAATCCTTTTTTCCGACGGACGCCCGTTTACAGCAGACGACGTGATATTCACCTTCCAGGTGATTTACGACCCCAAAGTCAACTCACCCCAGGCAGACCAGCTGAAAGTGAACGGACAACCCTTTGCCCTCAAGAGGATGGGGGACTATGAGATTGAATTCACCTTTGCCCAACCTGCCGCCGGGATCGAAAGGGTCTTCGATTCCATTTTCATTCTGCCAAAGCACAAACTCGAAACGGCCTACAACGCCGGGGGTTTTGCTTCGACCTGGACCGTGACCTCCCCCCCGGGCGAAATTGTGGGCTTGGGACCTTTCAGATTCAGCCGATATACACCAGGGCAGAGAGTGGAACTGGAACGAAATCCTCATTATTGGAAGGTTGACGCAGGAAACAGAAGGCTTCCCTACTTATCCCGATTGATCCTGGTAATCATTCCGAATCGGGAAACACAGTTCCTGAACTTCAAGTCGGGTGATCTGGATATCCTCAATGACCTCCGTGCAGAAGATTATTCCGTTCTTGCACGCGGTTCGGGTTCATCGAAGGTCGTGGCGAAAGACCTCGGGCCGAGCCTGGGCAGTGAACTTCTCTGGTTCAACCAAAACCGTAACATAAGCTCCAAAACCCGCCGACCCCTTGTGAACCGGCCCAAATTGGAGTGGTTTACCAATACGCAGTTCCGGCAGGCCGTCTCTTATGCCATAAACCGGAAAAGTCTCGTTGACCTGATATACCAGGGCCGTGCCACCGAGGCTTTCGGACCCCTGACCATCTCAAACAAGTTCTGGTACAACCCATCCATCAAGCAGTACCCCTACGACGTCGATCAAGCGAAGAAACTGCTCGCTGCGGCTGGATTCCAGTGGGCCACCGTCAAGGGTCAACTCCAGTTAAGGGACGGCAGCCAGCGGCCCGTACGATTTTCTTTAATCACGAACGCCGGAAACCGAAATCGCGAAAAAATCGGGGCCATGGTACAAAACGATTTGGAGAAGATTGGGATTCAAGTGGATTTCACCCCCCTCGAATTCAGTTCTTTGATTGCGCGGATTATGGAAACCTTTGATTATGATGCCTGCCTCTTAGGTCCAACGAATGTGGATACAGATCCCAGTGGTCAAATGAACCTGTGGTTATCGGGCGCACCCAACCATCAATGGTTTCCCAACCAAAAGAAACCGGCCACCCGTTGGGAGGAGCGCATCGACGAGTTGATGCTCAGCCAATCGACCGCTTCAAGCATTGAACAGCGCAAAAAGGCCTTCGATGAAGTCCAATTGATCGTCAGCGAACAGCTTCCTTTCATCTACTTAGTCTCCCGCAACGTTCTTGTGGCGGCAAAGAGCCGGGTCGGAAACTTTCGCCCGACTGTCCTGGACCATCATACCCTCTGGAATTGTGAGCAACTCTATTTGAAGTAAGCCTCCTCATCCATTGCCATGCCCCGGAACCTGATAACGAAACGGTACCAGATCGTACGCCCGCTCGGTGAAGGGGGGATGGGTGAAGTTTTCCTCGTCGAGGATCTTTGGGAAAATGGCCGGCAAGTCGCCCTGAAAAAACTCCAGCGGGGAATTCTCACGGAAGGCACCCGGGAGTTCTTCGTGCGTGAATTCACCGCACTTAAACAGCTCCGTCACCCCAACCTGTCCTCGGTATATGACTTCGGATATACCGTTCAAGGCGATCCCTTTTTTACCTCCGAGTACTGTATTGGGGAACATTTGATTACGGGAACGGCCCATATGGGGTTCAGCGAAAAACTGGAGCGTGCCGTCGAGATTTGCCGCGCTCTTACCTACATTCATGCGCGAGGCTATATTCATGCAGATTTGAAGCCCGAAAATATCCTGGTTCTGTCCGGCACTCGGCCGGGCGAAGCCAGTATCAAGTTGCTGGATTTTGGACTGGCGCGCCATATCGATGACCAGGCAAGGCATCGCTTGAGCGGCACCCTTGCCTATCTCGCCCCCGAGGCCATCAAGGGGCGGCCCTTGGATGCGCGGTCTGACCTGTATGCCCTTGGGGTAGTCTTCTATCAGCTTTTTAGCCGGCAACTTCCATTTGGTGACATCGATCCTCAATTGCTCGTCGATATGAAGCTGAATGTGAATCCTTCGCCACCGACCGAGAAGGATGGAACCCTGCCGCTGGCCATCGACATGATCTTGCTGCGGCTGTTAGAAAGGGATCCTGACAACCGGTTTCAGACTCCGGATGAGCTGATCAGAGCCTTCAACGAGAACTTGGGTTATCAGTTCGAAATCGAAACACAGGAGACGGCGAGGGACTATGTCCGCAGCGGCAAGTTCGTTGGACGCGCAAGGGAACAAGCGCAACTGAAGAAGATACTTCAGCAGGTGCTGAAGGCGACCGGTGGGCGCCTCGTTTTGGTGGGCGGAGAGAGCGGTGTCGGAAAAACACGGCTCCTGGAAGAATTGAAGATTCAAGCTCAGTTAGAAGGGGTCAGGACATTTGCAGGCGCTGCCTACGAGAAAATAACACAGCCTTTTCAGTGTTTGATTGACGTCCTCCGCCCCATGGTTCTGAGCGCTCAACAAGCAACCTCAGCGCAGCGGGCCTTTTCCGATAAGTACGAAACGGCCCTGAGCAGGGTTCTTCCCGGCCTTTTTGAAGGCAAACCTCAACCCGCAACGCCCGCCTCTGCGAATGAGAAAGAATTGCTCTTGGAATCACTGGCAGCTTTCCTGCTGGAAGTCTGTGCAGATCACCCCTCGCTCATTTTGATCCAGGATATTCAGTGGGCCGACGCGCTATCGCTGCAACTCATCGAACGCATCGCCCGGGGCCTGCAATCCCAGCGCTTGATTCTTGGCGTTAGCTACCGGTCCGAGGAGGTCAAGGGCTCCGCACTTGAGTCGGCATTGCCCGTCCTGAGTGGTCTCGAATCGAGCGAGACGATAATGGTGAAACCTCTGTCTCCTCACGAGGTCAGCGATCTCGTCAATTCCATGATTGGCACCGAACGCGCCCCTGCGCCCCTGGTTCAAAGAATTGTGGACGAAACGAAGGGGAATCCCTTTTTTATTCAGGAAGTCATTTGGGCCTGGATGGAAGAAAAGATCCTTTCCCCCAGATCGGGCACCTGGGAACCAGAGCCCTCCGTACTGGATTCCCTTCAGGTCCCCCAGACCATGGCTGATGCCTTTCTCCGCCGGATTGGCTATCTCTCCCTCCCTGAGCGAGACCTGCTTCAGGCTCTCGCACTCTTTATCAAACCCGCTCCCCTCACGGCGGTTTCTTTTGTGTTAAACAGGCCTTTGTCGCAAGTCAAGACGGATCTTGACCGACTTGTGGAACGAGCCATCCTCGTCCGAACAGATGCGGCCGAGGACCCCTATTACTTCTTCCAACATACTCAAATGAAGAAGACTGTGGAGACAAGGGTGCCTCCTGCCAGCCGTCCCTCCATCCATGCGAGGATAGCAAGATACTTTGAAGAACAATCAGGCTCAGGTCTTTCTGATTATTCTGAGATGTTGGCCTATTACTATTCGATGAGTGGCGATAAGGGGAAGGCAAGGCTTTACTCCATTCGGGCAGGCGACAAACTGCGACAACTTTATTCTTTATCTGAGGCAATTGTTGCTTACAGACTGGCCGAGGGCTACATCGACCATACAGATATGCGCCGATATGAAATTCGAGAAAAGATCGCCTATTGTTACTACCAGTTGGGTGAGCTTCCAAGCGCAGAAAAGATATATAGGTCCCTGATCAACGAAGGAGGAACTTTTCTTACTCCCGGCAGGATCGCAAAACTTCACTTACGCCTGGGGATGATTGCTCAATTTCGGGGCTGTTATACAGAGGCGATCGATATTCTAAATCGAGGTCTAAGTATAATCGAATCCCTACCTGAACCTATGACCAAGGCGGATCTTCTTGCACGGCTCGGCCTACAACACCAACGATTGACCGACTATCGAACTGCCTTAGAATGTACGAACAAGGGGCTCGCTCTGGTCGAACACCTTGAGAACTATTTTGGTCTAGGGGATATCTACAATAGTCAACTGGCCATTTACTTCTACCAAGGTGAATATGGAAAGGCTGTCGAGGCAGGACATCGTGCTATCGCCGTATACACAAGATTTGGTTGGACAACTGGAATAGCTGGAGTTACGGCGAATTTAGGAGCAATATATGAAGATTATTTGAATGACTATCGGATAGCATTGCGTTTTCAACGTCGAGCTCTCCAGCTACGGGAAAAGCTATTTGACCGTCGGGGAATTGAACAGTCTTATGTAAACCTCTCTAGCATCCACACGAAATTGGGCGAGTATACTACCTCATTGGAATATGTTGATCTTGCTGAGCGCCTTAATAATGTCTTGAGGGACAAACAAATTGAAATCCAAATTTGGCACAATCGAGGGGAGAACTGGACACATCTAGGTGAGTTTGTAAAGGGGCGCGACGCTCTAGACAAAGCAATGAGTCTAGCCGAACAGACACACAATCAACAAGTAAGGATTTCTATTTTCAATCGCTTGGCTGAATGGCATGAGAAGATGGGAGAAATGCAGGAAGCCCACACCTATGCTCAGAGCGCAGCAGATCTAGCGCTTCATACAGAGAGCAAACTCGAAGAACTGTTTGCCCGAGTCGCGTTAGCGAGAATTGAAATTGAACAAGAGAAAGTGAGCAGCCGAGACGATTCATTTTCTATTGCTGGTGCCCTCGCAGAAGAGCTCAACCATAGGGATGGGATACTCCAAGTGGTCCTCCTTCGAGCATTGGTGGACCAAAAGATTAAGTGTTTCGATCATAGCCACAACGCACTTGATGAAATCGCCTCTCTAGCCGAAGGGACGCAGAACATCCTGTTGAAGGCGCAATTCCATTTATTACGAGGACGATTGGCGCTCGCGAGGAAGGATCCCTTTCAGCATTCTGGCGCTGAGGACCTGCACCAAGCTCTTCGTCTTGCAGAATTGACACAGGAAGCTGACTTACTGGCAGAGACGCGGTACTCCTTGAGTCTTTGGTATCAGGCCCAAGGCGATCCCCATAACGCCGGTGTCCAGGCTCAACATGCGCGGTCCATTATCACAGGGATCGCTGGAAGACTTCCGGAAACCCTGAGAAAAAAGTATTTGGAAAAGAAGGAACGGGCCACTATATTAGGATCATTGGAACCCTCGGTGAAAGTCAAGCCGGGGGGCAAGAACTCAATTATGACCTCCAAGAACCTGGCTGACCCATTGGTAACCCGTCAGAGTTATTCTGTCACGCTCTTTCAGATCTCCAAGATCGTCAATTCCATCTTGAATCTCAGCGAGTTGCTCGAACGTGTTATGGATCTGGTACTGGAAGCCATCCGGGTGGAACGCGGTTTGATCCTGCTGGTAGATGAGGTGTCCGGCGAGCTTGAGGTGAAGGCCGCTCGAAATATCAGCAAGGCCACTCTGGACGACGCCACGGCCATCAGCAAGACAGTGCTCGAAGAAGTTATGCACGGTGGTAAACCCCTGATTTCAGTAAATGCCCGCGATGATCTGCGTCTTCGGGATCGCCATTCGATCGTCGATTTTGGAATTGGAATGGTGTTATGCATCCCCCTGAAGGTTAAAGAGAGAATCGTGGGGGCGGTCTATATTGATAACCCTGTGGCAACCCTCCCATTTAATGAGGAGGAGGTCAACTTCCTCTTATCCTTCACCAATCTCTTCGCTATTGCAATTGAGAACTCCCGGTTATACGAGAAACTGAGCCTGGAGAACATTTATCTTCGGCAGGAGGTGCGTGGCAAGTATGCGTATGAAAATATTATCGGCCGAAGCCCCAAGATGATGGATCTGTTCCGAAGGCTGGACAGCGTGGTCAACAGTTCGGCCAATGTCTTGATCTCCGGGGAGAGTGGAACCGGAAAAGAGCTCATCGCTCGCGCCATCCATTACAACGGCGCCCGAAAGGAGAAGAGGTTCATCGCCATCGATTGCGGTGCGATCCCTGAAAACCTTATTGAGAGCGAGTTGTTTGGCTACAAGAGAGGTGCTTTCACTGGAGCTATCTTCGACAAGAAGGGGTTGTTTGAAGAGGCAGACGGGGGCACGATCTTCCTGGATGAAATTACGAATACAAGTCGCGCCCTGCAAGCCAAGTTCCTCCGGGTGATCCAGGAGCGAGAGATCCGCAGAGTGGGAGATTCTCAAGACCGCAAAGTGGACGTGCGAATTATCGCTGCCACGAATCGGGATCTGAAACAGATGGTTCAGAATGGGGAGTTCCGAGAGGATCTCTTCTACCGGCTCAATGTATTGACCCTTCATGTCCCTCCTCTAAGAGACCATAAAGAAGACATCCCGTTGCTGGTGAATCATCTCCTTAAGCAGCTTGAACAACAGAATCCCTCGATCCGCCATACCGTTAGTCATGTTGCCCTTCAAATGTTGATGGAATATCCCTTCCCAGGGAATGTGCGCGAGTTGGAAAACCTTGTGGAAAGCGCCTTTTATATGGCCCAAGAGATTGAAATTCACGTCCCCGATTTCCCGCCGGAGATTTCTCAGCTCAAAGGGAAACTGGCCACTCAAGAGGCCGCCTTACCGATTCACGCTGTCGAAGACTCACTTCGGCCGACACTCGCACCTTCCCCTGGCGAGCAAAGGAGCGAGGAAAAGGGACAAGCCCTGGTCTTGTTCCGACGCATGAAGCTGGAAAAGATCTCATTTTGGAAGATCGTAAAGGAGCCCTTCATGAATAGGGAGATTTCTAAGGAACTGGTACGAGAGATCATCAAAATAGGGTTGGAAGAGTCCCATGGGCGATATAAGGATCTCTTGGAGCCGTTTCATTTGAAAGACAGTGAATATACAGTATTTATGAACTTTTTGAAGAAGCATTCCTGTCAAGTTGACTACAAACCTTACCGTCAGAAAATGTCCTCTGCTTGAGCGCTTGCCGAAAC
Coding sequences within:
- a CDS encoding sigma 54-interacting transcriptional regulator is translated as MPRNLITKRYQIVRPLGEGGMGEVFLVEDLWENGRQVALKKLQRGILTEGTREFFVREFTALKQLRHPNLSSVYDFGYTVQGDPFFTSEYCIGEHLITGTAHMGFSEKLERAVEICRALTYIHARGYIHADLKPENILVLSGTRPGEASIKLLDFGLARHIDDQARHRLSGTLAYLAPEAIKGRPLDARSDLYALGVVFYQLFSRQLPFGDIDPQLLVDMKLNVNPSPPTEKDGTLPLAIDMILLRLLERDPDNRFQTPDELIRAFNENLGYQFEIETQETARDYVRSGKFVGRAREQAQLKKILQQVLKATGGRLVLVGGESGVGKTRLLEELKIQAQLEGVRTFAGAAYEKITQPFQCLIDVLRPMVLSAQQATSAQRAFSDKYETALSRVLPGLFEGKPQPATPASANEKELLLESLAAFLLEVCADHPSLILIQDIQWADALSLQLIERIARGLQSQRLILGVSYRSEEVKGSALESALPVLSGLESSETIMVKPLSPHEVSDLVNSMIGTERAPAPLVQRIVDETKGNPFFIQEVIWAWMEEKILSPRSGTWEPEPSVLDSLQVPQTMADAFLRRIGYLSLPERDLLQALALFIKPAPLTAVSFVLNRPLSQVKTDLDRLVERAILVRTDAAEDPYYFFQHTQMKKTVETRVPPASRPSIHARIARYFEEQSGSGLSDYSEMLAYYYSMSGDKGKARLYSIRAGDKLRQLYSLSEAIVAYRLAEGYIDHTDMRRYEIREKIAYCYYQLGELPSAEKIYRSLINEGGTFLTPGRIAKLHLRLGMIAQFRGCYTEAIDILNRGLSIIESLPEPMTKADLLARLGLQHQRLTDYRTALECTNKGLALVEHLENYFGLGDIYNSQLAIYFYQGEYGKAVEAGHRAIAVYTRFGWTTGIAGVTANLGAIYEDYLNDYRIALRFQRRALQLREKLFDRRGIEQSYVNLSSIHTKLGEYTTSLEYVDLAERLNNVLRDKQIEIQIWHNRGENWTHLGEFVKGRDALDKAMSLAEQTHNQQVRISIFNRLAEWHEKMGEMQEAHTYAQSAADLALHTESKLEELFARVALARIEIEQEKVSSRDDSFSIAGALAEELNHRDGILQVVLLRALVDQKIKCFDHSHNALDEIASLAEGTQNILLKAQFHLLRGRLALARKDPFQHSGAEDLHQALRLAELTQEADLLAETRYSLSLWYQAQGDPHNAGVQAQHARSIITGIAGRLPETLRKKYLEKKERATILGSLEPSVKVKPGGKNSIMTSKNLADPLVTRQSYSVTLFQISKIVNSILNLSELLERVMDLVLEAIRVERGLILLVDEVSGELEVKAARNISKATLDDATAISKTVLEEVMHGGKPLISVNARDDLRLRDRHSIVDFGIGMVLCIPLKVKERIVGAVYIDNPVATLPFNEEEVNFLLSFTNLFAIAIENSRLYEKLSLENIYLRQEVRGKYAYENIIGRSPKMMDLFRRLDSVVNSSANVLISGESGTGKELIARAIHYNGARKEKRFIAIDCGAIPENLIESELFGYKRGAFTGAIFDKKGLFEEADGGTIFLDEITNTSRALQAKFLRVIQEREIRRVGDSQDRKVDVRIIAATNRDLKQMVQNGEFREDLFYRLNVLTLHVPPLRDHKEDIPLLVNHLLKQLEQQNPSIRHTVSHVALQMLMEYPFPGNVRELENLVESAFYMAQEIEIHVPDFPPEISQLKGKLATQEAALPIHAVEDSLRPTLAPSPGEQRSEEKGQALVLFRRMKLEKISFWKIVKEPFMNREISKELVREIIKIGLEESHGRYKDLLEPFHLKDSEYTVFMNFLKKHSCQVDYKPYRQKMSSA
- a CDS encoding ABC transporter substrate-binding protein, with translation MNCRITKRWLGLVLLFLSLWWTFSCSRKQPVQDVLENWGPLSKDALVMEGTAGQYGGTLVTAIGQEPRSFNRIVSSDTATADIADRIFADLIHINRETQRPEPSLAKSWEYSPDRRSMTMHLREGILFSDGRPFTADDVIFTFQVIYDPKVNSPQADQLKVNGQPFALKRMGDYEIEFTFAQPAAGIERVFDSIFILPKHKLETAYNAGGFASTWTVTSPPGEIVGLGPFRFSRYTPGQRVELERNPHYWKVDAGNRRLPYLSRLILVIIPNRETQFLNFKSGDLDILNDLRAEDYSVLARGSGSSKVVAKDLGPSLGSELLWFNQNRNISSKTRRPLVNRPKLEWFTNTQFRQAVSYAINRKSLVDLIYQGRATEAFGPLTISNKFWYNPSIKQYPYDVDQAKKLLAAAGFQWATVKGQLQLRDGSQRPVRFSLITNAGNRNREKIGAMVQNDLEKIGIQVDFTPLEFSSLIARIMETFDYDACLLGPTNVDTDPSGQMNLWLSGAPNHQWFPNQKKPATRWEERIDELMLSQSTASSIEQRKKAFDEVQLIVSEQLPFIYLVSRNVLVAAKSRVGNFRPTVLDHHTLWNCEQLYLK
- a CDS encoding sigma-54 dependent transcriptional regulator, which gives rise to MSDSSNKTDAMSAGGPDTVKDSAVGDTHPKKMRVLVVDNDLTTIRLLQQHYPQKDYVFIVANNGLSAMELIQSEEFDVLVAELMLPRMTGLQLLSKIKAQENGPEVILVSSQPAVESAVEAIRMGAVDFLTKPLRLPLLQDAINRAYEKRRLVIENNPAIRRPRGPQCIIPSLTRSAKMKEIAVLVTRVAKSNSTILLTGDSGVGKEVIARAIHAESLRCNNPFTDISCAAIPETLLESEMFGYEKGSFTGADSSKPGLFELATGGTLFLDEIGEIGPVLQTKLLRVIETRSFYRVGGTKQITVDVRILAATNKDLKQAVKEGKFRKDLFYRLNTINIEIPPLRERRDDVPLLLHQFLEEFDRTHQRRFSDPAMELLKRYPWPGNVRELRNMVERVLLISPHMLIDVEDLPEDILEYISAPGRETEGYAGDAVSLVEMEKRQIASVLQKTHWHRGKAAELLAISPKTLYRKIKQYDLDKFLEAY